The Streptomyces lienomycini sequence CGGCGGGCGTGGTGCAGCAGGGCGGGCACGGCGGAGACACCGCGGGCCCGATCGTCGCGGCGCTGCTGAAGGCGGCCGGCTGACCCTCCCGTACGGGCGGCCGGTGGCTCAGTGGGCCACCGGCTGTGCGGCCGCCCGGTAGGTGCGGCGCAGGAAGCGGATGAGCGCCTTGGTCTCGAACTGGACCACCGAGCAGCCCTGCGGGGAGTGGAACTCGACGACGGCCTGCACCCGCCCGCACGGCCACACCCGCACCTCGCCGCTTCCGGCGGGCGCGCGCAGCCCCTGTTCCAGCAGCTCCCGCGAGAAGGTCCACTCGCGGGACCGGGAGCGGGAGTCCGCGCCACCGCCCGGTCCGGGGAGGGCGACACACACCGACCGCGGGTCGTGGTCGGGGTCGTAGCGCAGGACGACGGGTATCGCTCCGCCGCCGTCCTGGTCGGGGAGGTCCGCGTCCGTCAGGATGTGGGCCCGCGCGTACTGCTCGACTACGGACATCGGATCGCCCCTTACGCTCTGCCACCTTCGCGGAACCGCTGCGTCCACCCCCACTCCAATGTCCCATATTTCCCGGCTCACGCCCCGCGAGGCGAATACCACATGTGAGATCGGCGTATACCTCTCAGCCTTTACCTCGCTCTTGCGAACGAGTTGCAACTGGTCTCTATCATCGAACCGTGCATGTACCTGACGGATTCATCAACGCCCCGACCTCCGCCGTGGCCGGAGTCGTCGCCGCC is a genomic window containing:
- a CDS encoding SsgA family sporulation/cell division regulator, whose translation is MSVVEQYARAHILTDADLPDQDGGGAIPVVLRYDPDHDPRSVCVALPGPGGGADSRSRSREWTFSRELLEQGLRAPAGSGEVRVWPCGRVQAVVEFHSPQGCSVVQFETKALIRFLRRTYRAAAQPVAH